The Gadus morhua chromosome 16, gadMor3.0, whole genome shotgun sequence DNA window CAGGAAAGCCAGTGACCAGGTTGACAGCAGCCCCCCCGTCCGCTTGAGCCTCCAGCTGGCCATCTGACACTTGGATCACTCGGTAGGTCACCTAGGAAtccacgacaacaacaacaacagttagACTGATGGTATACCAGACAGGGTCATCCTAGTAACCTGGAAGCTGGCCGGCTGTTCTCAGCTGAGGCCTGTTATCCTTTCGACCAGATCAAACCGTGCGTTGGCCCAGACAGGAGGTCAGCCTATTGCCATGACAAGCACTGGTCTTCATACGTAGCGGTGTGCCCAAGGCGCTATATCAGAATAGTCTAACACCCCCGGCGGCGCACTTATACCCCGCAGGCTGCCTGCAATCAGTCAAGAATACCATTTAAATGATTACGGGAGTATCTGGAATCTGTAAATATATGGTTTCAGTAAAAGAGGGGGTTTGTGGGAAATGTCCACCAGAAGGACCCTTGCATGGTCGACTCCAGCGGTGCCGGAGGAAGCGATAGATGGCAAGCGATTCACATATGCAAGAACTGATAATTTAGTCATGTCAAAAGTTTGATGCCTTTCGATCATTATTATGGTGTGCTGCATCAAagtattttttattgtatttaatctTCCCTCAAATCATTTAATGTGGCATGCtaaattattttctttctttaacATACGGGAGAACCATTCTAATTACCTGTCCTCCTGCCCCCTCCGTCTTGAATAGATACTTGATTGGCTGATCGGAGAACGTGGTCGCAGATTGAATAGTGGCGATGGCCGTGTGGTCCTCTGCGGTGGCTGCTGACCCTGACCCACAGAGCGGAGCATCAATAATCCATCAGCATcacacacagccaatcagcatcacATACcgtccaccatcacacacagccaatcagcatcacATACcgtccaccatcacacacagccaatcagcatcacATACcgtccaccatcacacacagccaatcagcatcacATACcgtccaccatcacacacagccaatcagcatcacATACcgtccaccatcacacacagccaatcagcatcacATACcgtccaccatcacacacagccaatcagcatcacATACcgtccaccatcacacacagccaatcagcatcacATACcgtccaccatcacacacagccaatcagcatcacATACcgtccaccatcacacacagccaatcagcatcacACAGAGTCTACTCAGCATCACACAAAGACGAATGAGCGTCACACAGTCCATCAgcatcacacacagaccaatCATCACACACTGTCCATCATCACAAACTGTCCCCTTAGCATCACACAGTCACATTAGCATCACATACAGTCCCATCATCACACACTTTACCATTAGCATCACAAATAATCCCAGCACCACACACAGTCCATCAGCATCACACACAGTCCCATAAGCATCACACACAGTTCCAGCCACACACATTGTCCCATTAGCATCATACTGTACCATTAGCATCAGACAGTCCCAgcatcacacacagacccaaaagCATCACACACAGTCCCTTCATCAAACACGTCCCATCAGCAGGGAAGTGAACAACATGTTGTGTACATTGGTTTTACCCTCGTCGTTGACGGAAACACTGCCGTCTGGGTCAGGGCTTTTCTGTTGGCTGCAAGCAAACAAAATTACTACAATTGTCCCTACAACTCTATAGTCCAACAAGTGATTAACTGTGAATGGTTTTGGGTTATACTGTAATCAATAGTTAATATACGTACCTTTTCATGTCTGCAGTCTTAATAGAGGAGACCACCTTTACTCACTCGAGCGACTGACTGAAAGTTCATTAAGTTGGAAAAGAAAAAGGATGAGGCTTTGGATGAACTTGTAGCCGGTAAGGCGGAGGTAAATGGGTAGTGTTGGTCCTCATGTGAGGACCATCTCCGGTGCGTTCAGGAGCATGTCGATGTAAGGCTATTGCTACGGGATCCGATGCTACTCGGCCCAGCGGTTCCTGCAGATGTTCAACAAAGCTATTTTCTTTAGATTAGCTTTACAATGGGTTGGGTTCGGGGTCCAGTCAAAATATATCCATTAAAATAGTTATCGATTTATAGAATATAATCAAAATAAGGAAATTATTGTGAAAAGAGAGTAGAGTGAACAAAGATGTACTCACGGCGCAGTGGTCCCTCCCCCGGTATTTGTCAACAGACCAAAGAACCGCGCATGCGCGGTCGATCTAACACGGAAGAGCCGAGGTCCTCAGATCCTGGGTCAGTCTTTAGGAAACATGACGTCCATCAGAGCTCTGGGAAGCTGGGTCAGTCTTTATGAAACATGACGTCCACCAGAGCTCCCGGATCCTGGTTCAGTCTTTTTGAAACATGACGTCCACTAGAGCTCTCGGATCCTGGGTCAGTTTTTATGAAACATGACGTTCACCAGATCTCAACCTGCAGCCCCATTTTTACAGTGTTAAATTAACTGTTTATTAAAAGGGTAATTTTGAATATAAAACCATTGGCATTTTTAAGGAAGATAACGTGAACGTTATAGCTATCTAGGCCCACTgtagcacacacaaataaataaataaaatgaaggaAAAGAAAATGGTAATTGTTATTTATCACTAATAAAACTTTGGTTACAGGGTAACAGAAGCGTTTAATTgtggaaatatatattttctccaCTAGCCTGGGATGAGAACAGGGTGAAGGAAGAAATCACCAACAAGAGCATGAGGTCGTAGGACTTAACCACTGAGTTAAACGGTCTGCTTATCTGAGGACACTAGATATGTCTCAACACTGCAAACTGTTGTTGGAGCCTTTTAGttattttagttattttatcTCAATCCAGTTGCATAGTATGGCAATATGTACGCAAACATTGCAAACTTGTCAGTTATGTAAAGTGTGCTAGTTTAGGAACATTTGCAGAGGTATAAACATGGTCATTATGAACTGGGCACAAAGTCTAGGCACCTATGTATATGGCACTTGATCTTTGGGGTTGCAAGGGGCCTTTGGCTTTTGTTGTCTGTGAGGGGACAAAAGTGTTCAGGGTAAATCATTCAGCTCCAATGCATTGCTCAAACTTATCTCAATTAAGTCTGCCAAGATGGGGCCTTGATAGACCCCAGCAACAGTCCATCTTTACCAGGAGGGCCCCTAGCAACAGTCCGTCTTTACCAGGAGGGCCCCTAGCTACAGTCTGTCTTTACCAGGAGTGCCCCTAGCTACAGTCTGTCTTTACCAGGAGGGCCCCTATGTACAGTCTGTCTTTACCAGGAGGGCCCCTAGCTACAGTCTGTCTTTACCAGGAGGGCCCCTAGCTACAGTTGGTCTTTACCAGGAGGGCCCTCAGTGAGGGTCAGTGTTATCCGGTAATATTCCTTTAACTACAGTTAGTGTCAATCCAACCATTCACATTCATGCAAGAAACGATATACTCACGTGTTGTTATTTAATAACAAGACAAACTTAGTTTTACGTAACCAACACTTTTTTTATTCCAAATCCACCCGGATATCTTCCACACAACTCTACCCTGATATGTTTTAAtattagctgtgttcgaaatcgttccctatcacggatatagtgcgctatatagggtgctcgccattttgtagtggtgttcgaattctcagtggtaaATTGCATTCACTATATAGTGGATTTAAAATACCCAAATTTTTAGTGCAtagttccctacatgttactcccgtataccacaatgcaatgcggtagtgtttttccggaggagaagaagaagctgaataactgAGCTGAAAAAGCTgaaaagtatacatttaatgatggagtctccggctttcgtttagaaatgacaacaatttatttgggatttaacatagaaaatgttacattcaaaatgaatcaaaaagaaaacttgatcaaggaaatgtaacactcaacatcaatacaacctccagctttcctcatGAGTGcctttgtttacatgatgtcgGCGcttctgtctgcgtcacacatcggcgcatttactgacgcaaatgacgtttagaaaggttcagcgtagtgtccgaattctcgtttgttcgctccctatatagtgcactatatcatgaacactatatagggaatagtagGTGAGTAaatatagggaacgatttcgaacacagctgtTTGTTACGCGGTAGAGGTGCCGTAAAGTGATAGCCATGACACATGCGCAGTACGGATCTGGTAGTGACCTTCTTATGATGGTTGATGCTGGATCTCACATAGTGAAAGCCAGGAGTTTGTTTCATATTTCGGCTATTACGACGTCTTTCGGGCGAAGGTTACAATTATAATGGCTGGCAGTAGGCTCGAGAAGTTTGGAACAGTATTCACACGGTAGGACTTATAAGATTTATTCGGTTGAAACATGATTTTGCAATGACATATTTGTCTGGTAGTCTGTTCGGTTTCTGTATTCATTGAATACTCCGATCGTAAAACGGACTCATAATTCTTAAATAATTATGGCTTAAGATGAATGGCTCTGTACTTTCTGTTTTTAGAATACTAACGTTAGAAGCGCCGTGTCCAACACTGTCACTCTATATCACGTGGTGAAATAGTATAATGTTGGCGAATAttaagcagttttttttttgtggttatAGTTCAACATTTGAATTGTATAATAGTCGTAATTTTAAACTTGATTGTATTCGTTACCGCTAATTTATAGCCGGAACACGGGAGCCGCCATGTTTGTTGATTTTATGTCTTTCCACTTCCTTTATGCCAACGGAGGTAAACGTGGTCACTTTTTGGAGTGTTTATATCAGTATTTCTTTACTTTTCTCAATCCATCCTAGGAACAGTTTGAACTTAAAATAGATATGGAAAACATTTCAGAAAACTATAATTCCATATTTAACTATGggataatttattattttattattgttttacaCTTCATTCTTTACCATTTTACTCACTTTACTCTATATTGCTGTTGATAACATGTGTTTTCCGATTTAGAGTTCGAGATCTGATGCGCTCTGGGGTCATCCAAGACACACCCACCTGGTATGAGGTATTCAAGGCTTTCCCACCCAAGAAAGACCCCGTCTATGTGAAGCCACAGTATGGCTTTTACAAGAAAGATGAATTTGTGGCTGATATTTTTTATGAGGAGGACAAGATAAGAGCGTAAGTAGAATTGTATTTATTGCATAGACATGACTTTTGTCTTTTTGTTTACTTCTTCAGTTTGTTTTAATTGTGAATTATCATTTAAAGGAAATTCTACGAAATGTATGGGACTGGGCCCAGACTTCTTGACCTCTCCAAATCAAATTATACCTCAGCATGTCAAAGGTGTGTAAGAATTTGTAATTATTGTATTAATtagaaaccctaaccctaccttaTATCTTTAAACATATATAGGAATAAAggcaaaaatataataaatgtagGCCTTTTGCCAAAAATGTAGGTCTATGGTATTGCTATGGATTTAAGACCATATAGTCCAAAAGTCACCTGGTACATGTGTGCCTAGTTTGCAGCTTTCACCACCTCCGGCACCAAATCAGTTTGAGTTTTTTGGCGTTTGGTCAAGTTATGGTCATTGCAATGAATGGTGCATGTGTACAAAGTTTCATGATTATTGCATTTTACTACTGGTAATGGCAGCCTGTTGAAATGTTGAATTTCCAGGCCTTATTATAGCGCCAACTATGGGTAATTCTGGCCAATCCTTTTGATTCACTTACTTATTTCACAAGTTCTACAACCTTGCCAAATTTTAAACCGTTTGAGACAAAATAGTTACGAATACAATAGAGTTCCTGTTTTTCATAGCACCCCTAATAGTTATTTCCATTAATTTGGTGGGCCTATGACTGATTTACTACCAATTAAAAATGAAGTTACTAAGTTATTGGCAAAAGTAGGTAATGACCATTATATAGATGTGATCAGGCTGCTTACCGTATGCCTTCCCATAGATTAATAAACATGCTGATTATTGGTGACAAATTATAGTTATTCTTGCAGCTTCACACTAAAAAGTATTAATGTTGTTAATTGGTACTTTGTTTTTCAATCCAAAGGTTTTTGGAAACGTATTCAAGGCTTGAAAGTCTTGGAGAGTTAGACATGTCTGCTCTGTTCGAAGAGACTGGCAAGATACTTTTGGCAGAGGGCCTTGTGCTAAGGAGAAAAGGAGCACCTGTGGTGAGGTTTTGAATGGATAATGCGTCCCATCGCTAGTTACGATTCCTCCCACAATACCATAGTTGGCGCATCAGgcttgtgtatatatttgactACAGTTCGGTACAAAAAATAGGGACCATGATTCCATCTtgtatttttactttttatgaTAAAAGCAGTGCCTCATGTTCCCCATGGTAAACCTTCATATGTTTGAGGCATGAAGTAGCAGCATTAGCATAACATGCTTCCAGGTTTATTAGGATAATATCTTaccaaaaaacacattttgagcTATATTTAGTCATCATTCTTTGCATTAATATAATTGAGCCATTACAAATTTCCAACTGATATGAATTCTCCTTCTCATTTCCCTTTTCATCTCTTGTTAATGTTTCTACCCTGCAGGTGTCCTCTGAGTACAGAGATCCCGTGCTGGAGTTAAAGTTGACAGACATGCTGGCAGAACAGCAGTCGGGCAGTGCAGCTGAGAAACAGTAATCGAAGGAACCCATACATGGACATCTCCATTCattgttattcttttttttattactgataATTGTGATCCAAGTATTATGATGAATGCTAGATGAAGATGGGCACTGTTTAAACTCATTTGTGGTTCTCAATGTACAGAATTTCAACAAAATCTGAGGACCAAGTGGCCAGGCAAGACATTATCTCAATATCGCTATCTTACAATGTCTGTTTTAAGGACATGTATACAAATAAAGCATTTTTTATGGACATTATTGCAGTTGACTAAGCATTTCAATGGATACTTAAATTGTGAGCAGTACTTATACAAGACCTTATCCATGTTTAAGTGATTTTATGCGTTCTCCAAAACGAATGTTTTATTGAATCTATCAATGCATTCTAGAATCATTGGTTTCTACTTAAATGTAGATTGTCAAATATATATGATCTGAACATAACAGCCAGCCAAGGATAGCTCCTACAGCATGGTTCATTAAGAGGCAAAAAAACACAGGGAGCTATCGCTCTTCTCCATACGATACTGCAACCATGCCCATTTAATCCTGTACAAATATCTGATGAGCGAAATAAAGGCCTAGCTGTTATAACCAGAACTGTCTTAGTAAACAAAATCTTCAAACTGATGGATGAACATTTGCTAATTTGTGGATATTTTCAGTTTGGATTTGGGATTGTCCAGGGCCTTTCGGAGGCAAACAAGGTTCAATACCTTTTGTAGGGCTGAAACGTCATATTTTCAAGAATGACACCATTATCTtgatactttttatttttaaattcatCTGTACAACCAGGAATCAAATGAGCCTAGCAGAAATGACCTGTACATGTATGATAAATGCTTCTGGTCAACATAGCTGGAAACAGTTAAATAATCAAATGATTACATTGTCTAACCAAGTACACACTTAAAACCAGTGCTGCCAATGAAAAACATGTAGCTTCAAGGCAGGGGCAAAACAGAAAAATGTTCCCTTTAGAATACAGCTTTTATACAAAAGTATAGTTAAATTTCATTATTTACACCAAAACTAACAATGTCAACAGTTCTAGGTTGATTTCGCATGAAAAAAAATTCAGTGGATAGAACTGCATTGGCAGTAGGCTTTGGGTAATAGCgcatcagagtgtgtgtgtgtcagggggaaAGCAACACAGGTCTAGACATTTTTTGAATAAATTGAGAGCCCCATATCACTGAAATTAAAAACCTTTGTCCCAATTGATtaacacatttacattacatcTGCCAAGCATCGACATTTGGGGCACAGTATGAATGACCAGTTTCCCTAGTTAGAGATCGACATGTTTGAGACTCATTTTATGTTATCCAAAAAACGAATGCCTTTTATTTTAGAAAATAACTAGCATTCCCATTAAGCTCATCTACCATAAACTGCAATAAACAGTGTATCTTAAACTACCTAGACTAATTTGTGAGACTGGGCTTacaaccaaaataaaataaattgctgCTGGCGCACTAATGGATAATACGCTAACAGCCCAAGGCTATGGGCTTGTTGCGGTTATCCAAAGTGAGACCCAGTgtgatatatactgtatatcatgGTATGTAGTAACGTAGACAAAGCCATCTCCCCTTTGCTTGAATAACAATGTGGATTGGCTTTGACATGGAGTTGTGTTGGCCGCAAACTTGCAAAATTTGTGTCGCTACGCTGACATGAGCCATCCCTTTCTAGTTCTTTGAATGTACACATAACTTGAAATGTATATTGTAAATTATTATGTCAAAAGGATTGCCAGCTCTTCTCGATTTCACATGCAAACTGAAGATATGGCATGGACTGTGTAAATGTATCAGGCTTCAGTAAACTAGGCATATCAACACCTCTTTTGTCTGCGGTTAAAAATAATCTCAAATGAACTGTTCAAGCAAATTTAGATAAATGGGAATAGAAAGGCTCTTGAAAGCCTGGCATTTTTATGAGAGCTAACCAGATGAGGCTCATTCTTCCTAGGTCCACAAATCTCTATAGTATGGCTCCTGCAGTGGATGAAATTAACACATTTTATCTGACATCTGTGATGTCACCATTTGTGCCACTCCTAGATTGCAATCATTAGAAAGAGAAGGAAGACAATTGAATGGAAAAACTCTGAACAAGTTTAACATTAACAAACAACTGAACTGTAAAGTTAATAAACGCTTGACAAAGTGTGCCGTTAACATTCAAAGACCGACGTGCCACCCCCAATCTTTTTTTGATGAGTTATGTTGCAATAAAATGACATTAACCTGCAAAGCAAGATACAGTGAGGAAAAGGCATGTTTGCTAGAAACCATAGATCATGATCATTTGATGCTCATTCATTACTGAGGCCTTGGGGGAGACTTAAATAGGACGGAGAGAAAGCAGTCACATtaccttttatttttgttacaatatcgatttttttttattttacaagcaCCATTTTACTCTTGAAGTTTAAAGTTGTGAAGGATGagtggggaaaaaaataagtGTTTTACTCGGAATCAGTGCTTGGTTTCAGGTAGCATATACATCACtcccaaaaaaattaaaataaacacaaaacagtATTTTGCATGTCCAAAAGTTTTCTGTATCATCAATTTGGTGCCTTGGAGTGTAGCCAGGATCAAAAGCTGTCAACCCAAGTGCTGCATCCTCTCTCTGCCAGTGTGCGGTTAATCGAAACGAGCTAGATAGGAGGGggagattttatttttgttatttttcagtGTCAATACATTTTAGGTAGATAGACCTAGAGTAGCAGTTTCATTGGGCCGCATACCTCATCTCCAACCATGTTCCACAGCTGGATAAGTGGCAGGCCTGTGTTGTTGTCATAGTTTGAAACCTTTGACAAAGCAAAAATACAGTCAGTATGTTTTTGGACATCGGCGTAAGAATGCAGAAACTTTTAGTTGAAGCATCAATGTTCACCTGTGCAAGGAGGGCCACCCCTCTAGTCAACTCCTCAAGCGTAGAGTTGGCCTCTGTCGAAAATCTATCCTCTCCTGTTAAAGCGTCATGAGTACAGTAGAAATCACAGTCAGAGTGGAACAAGTTATAACCAGCTTTTAATAGGCTAGTTAGTCTACACTGTTTGAAAGTAGTTTTCTTTAATATTAGCCGAGTGtcgcatgcagcgctcaactattgttctccttaggttttattctttcttattttctacaaactttgggacccaTCTCCTTCCACAATTTTTTACCCagagactccattccaattttaaaatgttttgattaGATCGGAATCGTGCGCTTCAATTCAAAATATTTGtaactttttaagatattcttttaaaatattttttacaacGGAAGTCAACGGGAGGTCCGCCCAGTCGCTGACCCTTCAGACTTTGTAACTTGGTCAATTTTTTACCGTTAACTTTCGTTCAAAcgtttaacaaatcaacacacttgtatctttaAGAATTTCGTTAGCATTTATACTCtatttcagaatcacagtttaacAGTTAAATGTCATACGGGCGTTGTATATTTCCAGTTGGCCTCATTGACTTACGCTGAGGCTAGAGCGCGAGGACGTGGCTGATCCACAGGGGCTTAACCCTTGTCCAGTTCTGGCCGTGTCAGAAAGATGCTACAACCCCATCCTGGCGGTTTTACAGATATTTGTTTAATGAGATAACCATAATGTTGACATACCTGGCTGAGGAGCGATGTTGTCGAGCAATACTTCAGCACCTTGGAACGGTAATGTTACAAAATCTGAcctgaaaattaaaaaaaatgcaacaatgttatttatctttttgaattattttttaatcTACAATTGTTAATTGTGTATCAGATAAACATTTTGTGGCCCCTTCAGTTTGGATTTAAAACCAATGCTGGATTTGCAGTTCCACATTGCGACTCAGACATTGCAGTATAAATGCCAGAAGCTCTGTAAAGATCAATACCACATCATGTCGTATTTGAGGTCAGAAACAGTGTGCTTTTGAGTTGGGAAACGGCACAAAGGACTAACAAAGCAGAAATGGAGTCAACCTGCTACCGGCCATTTCATGAGGAGCAAATGTGTGCCGTCCTTTAAACGGATGTAACCTTTCAACCAGCCTTTGACCAATGCTCCTGCATAAACGTACCTTATTTGTCGGAGTGTGTCGATCTTGACTCTGTCATATCCACCATAGTCCACGTATCTGATCTCCACTTCATCTGTCTCTTTGTAGAAGGTGATGACCTGAGCCCTCCACCAGGCCCCCTCTACCGATGGTGCTGCACAGATTACTCCAACTAAAACAGGACAAGAACATATCAGCATTTTTGGCCTTTAAATTGAGTATTCGTCATATGCCTCAAATCTGATCCTACTTTTGTTCCATAAAAATAACCGTACTAGTTGTATTTGAGGCCTTCTCAATCAACTCTTCGGTGGTAGGGATTTTGCTCAGGCGGACTAGCTGCCAAAGATTTTAACCCTGACAAGACGACCACTTATGGACAATGCAATTGCAATCCGTAGTAAATTACAaagtatatacaaatatatccggttggggaaaaaaacacattgtgaaTGCAATACTATCAATATCAGGAAGTCCAATGAATACCAATATGTATGTGTTCGTACCCTCAGCGGGAGAAGGCAGAGTCGGAGTGCCTGGCTGGGAGTAGCACAGGAACATCTGCTGGTCCAGGCTGCGTAGAGCGTGATAGGTGGGGTGGGTATGTTGCTGGACAAAGACATGTCCTGCCGATACAATATTCACAACAATCACTTCCACAGTCACGCCGCTTGGCAGCAGAAGCTATttagaaaaagacaaaaaagcaGATGAAAAGTTACATCAACTGTAGGTCATCTCGAATTCACTAATTGTTTTACAATATAACAAAGTTAGCCTGTTCCACCTAATGTCTTGAATTTGTGCCCTTATTGTAAGGCAAGAGTGGGCCACGTAGCTTTAAATAAGATACATAATTATGAGTCTGTAGGCGTCTCCTTACATTTTTTCTACAAACATTTATCCGTTTGACATCACAAATtgtgggtgtatgcgtgtgtccaCTGAGAAGTGGTCTGGACAAGTGGTTTTTAAGAAAGCATTGTTGAGTGTAGTTGGTTAGCAGTTTTGCCAAATGGCATGATGGGTTTAGTAGTGCGTTACCACCCCTAGCCGCAATACTGTCTTGTATTGCGATGGGATCACTAATAGTTGTTGGACCACCAGAACATGCTGGCTAAAGCTCGCTCTCCGTCACCTGCTATGGATCCAAGGAAGCGCAGTGTTGAgactaaaataggtacaatgcTGGAAAATTTGGAAAAACTGTTCAATTATAACCATAAATACAGTATATTAGCAGCAAGTTTACAACtagaatttttttattatttgaatgTCTACATCCGATCAAGGACCCACACGATGGTGCTCCATCAGCGTGATCTAGAAGCTGAAAATGAGGGCCTACAGACTTTACCAAATAATCAATAGCTGCTAAATGTTATATCATTGTGTCGCTATAgcgatgggcacgagtagtaaattccaaactcgagtgatcgaaggaattcctcgaggatcaatcgagtacacgtttaatcgaatctatttttagaatgcaacgcatctgcagcaggaataggcctgatgatgaacggcaatattaccaaccaaacatgtaatgcttattctccatcaaaacagtcagagttatcagagtattcattatttatttttgcaaacgttcaaaacacattttccttacaaaaataaataggcgtctcacaatttaaatcccgtcgaaccaaggcctgtaacagtttaaaaaagctaaaacgaaacaagtagcctaaccattgcaaataatttaaagctgcaaataaaacggcagcaaatggactatggaaatactcagcgttgtgatcctctctacacgcccgggattacagctgcgtcttgcggcggtgaaaatagccgatacacttggttgctgcgggtcggctttcccgaactcaccgttgtgttacaggagcatatgttgccgcatagtactttctggtagctcgatttcgcttggcatattgtacatttcaccttatgatctcctatttctttaaagtatttcaattcttcgctgcgctttgctttaaccgccatctcttaacattttgaattctggcgtgcctgcacacggcacggaacgcgccacacagaaatggatacatttcatttgctttgtgcccactgcatgcgttagtggcgccgacagaaaattgatacatttgcttcagaaaactttgtgtgtgtatatgcaaactcgagtttgcctgtccaccaaccaaGTTCATTtataacgaggagtactcgagtaatcgattcctcacgcccatccctagtcgcTAACTGTTGTCACTGTTCAAGACGGGTCTAGGCTGCTCAAGACGGATTTGACAATAAACAGTTCTAATGCAACCCTGGCAAAAGGATGAAGTCACTCGGGAGGGCTGTTGATATTGGGAAGGGGAAATATTTAACAGTAACGATAAGACGGCAGGCTATAGAGATATAATTTTGGATTTGCCGGATTCTTAGCTCCGCTCCATGCATTATCTTGCAACGACAGCCTACCTAATGGTGGATTGTCCCTTACAAAGTTGATTATGAAAACAAACATTCCACATATTAACTTAAGAAATATAGGAAGCCCAGTCTTACCCAGGATGTCATTGGTAATGATGGAAGACttagtggtgatggtggcggcGCATACAGGTTAGCCAAGTCCAAGTCTTTAAACTTCTTGCCAATTAATGATAGGGCTTTATCAACTTGTTGCTGTGTTCCTGGAAGGGAAGCCAAACCAAAAATGAATTTGTATGAATTGAGAGAGAACACTATAACCTATAGTTTTAAACACAATAACTAAATAcaattcatacattttttaaagaaCCTCATCACTGCAACCTCAACACCTTCAATTtacacactggacctttaaGGGAACGAAACACTGAATTTGGCACAAATTACTATGCCATATTTTCATTTACAAGACATTATCATTTGAAGGGAATAATTTGAAGCACGCTCCCTCCTTACTAACCTTCTATGTGACAGATCTGGAACTCTTGTGTATATGGCAAGGTTGAAATATAGATCTTTGCAGCAGAGTTTTGCTTTAAGAAGCTCACGTATCTTCCCTGCTTCCCTATTAATCTTCCCACC harbors:
- the mrps23 gene encoding small ribosomal subunit protein mS23 is translated as MAGSRLEKFGTVFTRVRDLMRSGVIQDTPTWYEVFKAFPPKKDPVYVKPQYGFYKKDEFVADIFYEEDKIRAKFYEMYGTGPRLLDLSKSNYTSACQRFLETYSRLESLGELDMSALFEETGKILLAEGLVLRRKGAPVVSSEYRDPVLELKLTDMLAEQQSGSAAEKQ